TGTAACAAAGCCCTGCAATTGCGGGGCTTTGTTATTATTAGCTGATCTCATTTCATCCAGTCTATTTTGTAGCCATTGAGAGAGTGTTATGTATTCTAAAAAAAAGCCAACGCTTACTGCTAAAGAATCTGCAATCCAATTATTGAGTCGGCGCGATCATGGCGTGTTTGAGTTGCAGCAGAAATTGGCTCAGAAAGGGTATGAAGAGGCTGATATTTTGCAAGCAATCGCACTTTGCCAAGAGTATGGCTATCTAGATGATCTGCGTTTTGCTAAAAGCCAAGTTCGCCAACATGTATTCAAAGGACATGGTAAAAGACGTATTCAGCAAGAGTTAAACTTAAAACGAGTGGCAGACTTAACAATAGAAGTAGCATTAGAAGAAGAAGGGCCTGATTGGTTTGAGTTGGCGAAAGAAACTGCGTATAAAAAATTTAAAGGAAAGCCAGCAGCTGATCAAAAGGAATACGCAAAGCAGGTGCGCTTTTTACAATATCGCGGTTTTAGTTTCGATCAAATTCAATATGCGTTAGGCGAAGACGACAATGAAGCGTTGTACTAGGTATTAATTCGTTGATTGAATCAGATTTTTATCATGCCTAATGGCTGATGATATGGCTCATTTGGCACTGTATCTCATTGTAGCGAGATAGCATATTTCTCTCATCACTAGAAAGATTCCTTTCTTTTCTCTTAGAAAACTATGCGAACCCTTTTCCATGCTTTACAATAGCGCAAAAATCTAACTTGAGAATTTCAGGAAGAGCTGCATGTATATGAGCACGGATGAGGTTCGCAACGCGTTCCTATCATTCTTTGAAAGTAAAGGACACCAGATTGTCGATAGTTCGTCACTGGTTCCACATAACGATCCGACCTTGCTGTTTACTAACGCAGGGATGAACCAATTTAAAGACTGTTTCCTAGGTTTAGAGAAACGCTCTTACACTCGAGCGACCACAGCCCAGCGTTGTGTGCGAGCGGGCGGTAAACATAACGATTTGGAAAACGTTGGCTTTACAGCGCGTCACCATACATTCTTCGAGATGCTGGGTAACTTTAGCTTCGGTGATTATTTCAAAGAAGATGCTATCAAGTATGCATGGGAATTTTTGACAACAGTTCTTAAACTTCCTGAAGATCGTCTTTTGGTTACTGTTTATAAAACAGATGACGAAGCCTTTAATATCTGGAATAAGATTATTGGCCTTCCAGAAGATCGTATTGTTCGTATTGGTGATAAAGAAGGCGGTAAAGCTTACGAGTCAGATAACTTCTGGCAAATGGGTGATACAGGCCCTTGTGGTCCATGTTCTGAGATCTTCTATGATCACGGTGATCACATCTGGGGTGGCCGTCCTGGTACACCTGAAGAAGATGGCGACCGTTTCATCGAAATTTGGAACAACGTTTTCATGCAGTTTAACCGTAAGGCCGACGGCACTATGGAAGAATTGCCAAAACCATCTGTGGATACAGGTATGGGGCTTGAGCGTATTTCTGCCATCATGCAGGAAGTACACTCCAACTACGAAATCGATGTTTTCCAAACGCTAATTAAAGCGTCTGCTGATGTTATTGGTTACGAAGATCTCTCTAATCAATCGCTGCGCGTAGTGGCTGACCACATTCGTTCATGTTCGTTCCTTATCGTTGATGGTGTTATGCCTTCAAACGAAGGTCGTGGCTATGTGTTACGTCGTATTATTCGTCGTGCGGTTCGCCATGGTAACAAGCTTGGTGCAAAAGGTGTCTTCTTCTATAAACTTGTTGGTATCCTCGCTGATGTAATGGGTACTGCGGGTAAAGTTCTTAAAGAACAACAAGCTGTAGTTGAAAAAGTATTACGTATTGAAGAAGAAAACTTCGGTCGTACTCTTGATCGTGGTATGGCTATCTTAAATGAAGCACTAGATAACCTAAATGGTGATGTGCTTGATGGTGAGACGGTATTCAAACTTTATGACACTTATGGTTTCCCAGCGGATTTAACGAATGATGTTGCTCGTGAACGTGGATTTACGATCGATGAAGCTGGATTTGAATCTGCAATGGAAGCTCAGCGTCAACGTGCTCGCGAAGCTGGGCAGTTCGATACTGACTACAACGACAAAATTAAGACAGAAACTAACACTGAATTTTGTGGCTATACAGCAACACAAGGGCATAGTGAAGTTGTTGAACTGTTTGTCGATGGTCATGCAGTCGATTCTTTATCTGCTGGTGATAAAGCCATTGTGGTTCTAAAAGAAACACCATTCTATGCTGAATCAGGCGGTCAAGCGGGTGATGCTGGTGTGATTGAAACCACCTCTGGTCGTTTTGTTGTCGAAGATACTCAAAAATTGGGTAATGCCACTGCACACCACGGTGTTTTACAAGAAGGTGTGTTGGCGAAAGGCGATGACGTGAAAGCGTTGGTTAATGAAGCTCGCCGCGTAGCAAGTTCTTTAAACCACTCTGCGACTCACTTACTTCATGCTGCATTACGCCAAGTATTGGGTACTCACGTTGCGCAAAAAGGCTCACTAGTTCGTGCTGAAGCGTTGCGTTTTGACTTCTCTCACTTAGAAGCGATGACTGCAGAAGAATTGAAGAAGGTAGAGCGTTTAGTTAACGAGCAAATTCGTCGTAACCATGTTATTCAAACTGAAATCATGGATATTGATGCTGCTAAAGAGAAAGGTGCGATGGCACTGTTCGGTGAAAAATACGATGACCAAGTTCGTGTGTTATCTATGGGAGATTTTTCTACTGAACTATGTGGTGGTATCCATGCAACGCATACTGGTGATATCGGTCTGTTCAAAATTGTTTCAGAGAGTGGTATCGCAGCTGGTATTCGTCGTATTGAAGCGGTTACTGGTGAAGCTGCTCTAGATTATCTAGAAGCGCAAGCTGAAAAATACGAAGAGAAAGTAGATGAAATGGCTCACAAAGCCAAGTCACTAGAGAAAGAAATTCACCACCTGAAAGATCAACTTGCTTCACAAGCTGGTTCTAACCTAGCGAACCAAGCAAAACAGATTTCAGGGGTTAATGTTTTAGTTGCTCAATTAGATGGTGCGGATAACAAAGCTCTGCGCGGTATGGTTGATGAACTGAAGAACCAATTAGGTAGCGCTATCATCATGCTCGGTAATGTAGCTGATGGTAAGGTCGGCCTAATTGCTGGTGTGACTAAAGATCTTACTGGCAAAGTTAAAGCGGGCGAACTGGTTAATATGGTTGCTCAGCAAGTTGGCGGTAAAGGCGGTGGTCGCCCTGATATGGCTCAAGCTGGTGGTAGTGATGCAAAAGCACTCCCTGCGGCATTAGAGTCTGTAGATGCTTGGCTTGCTGAACGTCTATAAATTTGTAATTTAGATAAAAATAAATCGCGCTCAGTCTAATTTTAGCGGAGCGTATCATACGTGAACCAAGCGGTTTAATTAGTGTAAAAGCTAGTTACTGCTTGGTTTTGTTTTTGCTACTACGTAATCGATAATCAATTAGTTGATTAAGGTGTTTTAGTTTTAAGAAGACTTTGTCTTAGGAAGGTGGATAACGGTGAAAAAGCCCCTTATCGTGCAAAAGTTTGGTGGTACATCTGTGGGTTCAATTGAACGAATCCATGCTGTTGCTGAACACATCATTAAAGCGAAAAATGATGGTAATCAAGTTGTGGTTGTGGTTTCAGCAATGTCTGGTGAAACCAATCGTTTGTTAGGTTTATCCCAGCAAATAGATAGCGTGCCAACGGCACGAGAACTTGATGTTTTGCTCTCTGCTGGTGAACAAGTATCAATGGCTCTTGTGGCTATGACTCTTAATAAATTAGGGTATTCAGCTCGTTCACTAACCGGAGCTCAAGCGAATATTGTGACAGATAATCTGCACAATGACGCGACGATTAAACATATTGATCCACAAGTTATTAATAGATTACTAGAACAAGATCACATAGTTGTGGTTGCTGGTTTTCAAGGGGTCAATGAAAATGGGGATATCACAACACTTGGCCGTGGCGGTTCAGATACAACAGCGGTTACGCTGGCTGGAGCCTTGCAAGCGGATGAGTGTCAGATTTTCACCGATGTAGATGGTATTTATACGTGTGATCCAAGAGTTGTTCCGAGTGCTCGGAAGTTAGATGAGATAGATTTCCCATCAATGGAAGAGATGGCTCGTAAGGGCGCTAAAGTACTGCATCTGCCATGCGTACAATATGCTTGGGCACACAAAGTACCGCTACGAGTACTATCCTCTTTCGAAATGAATAAAGGCAGTTTAGTTAAAGGTGAAGTGGGCTCTAAGTCTATCTGTGGAATTGCATTGCAACGAGACATGGCAATTGTTCGTGTTGATACTACTTCTTTGTCGAGTTTGACCAGTCAGTGTCAAATGTTAGGTATTGACGTATGGAATGTGATCGAGGAAGCAGAATGGGCAGGAGTGGTGATAAAACACGACGCTTGTGCGAAATTAGCGCTGGTTTTCAGCGATAAAATCCGTAACACTGAGACTGTGAGTTTATTAACCACGGTAGGTTTACAAGCACCACGACTCGTTAATGACTTTTATCAGTTATTAACTGGAAATACGATTGATGTACGTTATATTTCAACCACGACTCAGTCCGTTATGTTCACTTTAGTTCCGCACGATATCGATCGAGCTGCTAACTTATTACATAATGCTTATCTAGCAACAGATGATTTGATGTCTAACCAAGCTAAGCAAGTTATCTTGGGTTAAAGGGCTATTTTCGAGAGTTTACCGAAATATAACTTTTGATCGATAATAACGTAGTTGCAATAAAAACAGAGATTACTCAAGGAGCATAGAATGCTAATTTTGACTCGCCGTGTTGGCGAAACACTCATGATCGGTGATGAAGTGACGGTCACAGTACTAGGCGTTAAAGGTAACCAAGTTCGTATTGGTGTAAACGCACCCAAAGAAGTATCAGTACACCGTGAAGAAATCTACATGCGCATTCAAGCAGAAAAAGGTAACGGTAACGTTGCATCAGGCAACTACTAACTATCTAAAGAGGCTGACAGTTTTTGTCAGCCTTTTTTGTTTTTAAGGTGATTTAGTTTGCGGAAAAGAGCAAATTCACACCGCTTTGATTAAATACCCAACGGTTAAGCGTTTTTTTACTATTTTTACCAAGAAAATGTTTGACATATTTTTGGTAAATCGTAATATGTGCCTCCGCAAGACGGTGAGGTGGCCGAGAGGCCGAAGGCGCTCCCCTGCTAAGGGAGTATACGGTTTGTAGCCGTATCGAGGGTTCGAATCCCTCCCTCACCGCCATTCTTGCACTGCTTATCAATTAGCATGAAAGCAGATAGTGCGCCTGTAGCTCAGCTGGATAGAGTACCTGGCTACGAACCAGGCGGTCAGAGGTTCGAATCCTCTCAGGCGCACCATATTCTTATGAATATGATCAAAAGACGGTGAGGTGGCCGAGAGGCCGAAGGCGCTCCCCTGCTAAGGGAGTATACGGTTTGTAGCCGTATCGAGGGTTCGAATCCCTCCCTCACCGCCATTTTTGACCTAAGGTCAATTTTTTTGGTCCATAAGAATGTTTTTGTGATGTAGATCACACGTTGTGCGCCTGTAGCTCAGCTGGATAGAGTACCTGGCTACGAACCAGGCGGTCAGAGGTTCGAATCCTCTCAGGCGCACCATTATTCAATCGGGAAGATGTATTTAGCGATATAACTTCTTGATACGAGAAAGGGTAATGCCCTGATGTTACTTGGTAATATCGAAAACAGTGCGTCTGTAGCTCAGCTGGATAGAGTACCTGGCTACGAACCAGGCGGTCAGAGGTTCGAATCCTCTCAGGCGCACCACTATTGATTGAGAAGATATGATTTAGGGTTATAATTTCTCGATGTAATTTAAAGGGTAATGCCCTGATGTTACTTGGTAATATCGAAAACAGTGCGCCTGTAGCTCAGCTGGATAGAGTACCTGGCTACGAACCAGGCGGTCAGAGGTTCGAATCCTCTCAGGCGCACCACTATTGATTGAGAAGATATGATTTAGGGTTATAATTTCTCGATGTAATTTAAAGGGTAATGCCCTGATATTACTTAGTGATATCGAAAACAGTGCGCCTGTAGCTCAGCTGGATAGAGTACCTGGCTACGAACCAGGCGGTCAGAGGTTCGAATCCTCTCAGGCGCACCATTATTGATTGAGAAGATATGCTTTAGGGGTATAATTTCTCGATGTGATTTAAAGGGTAATGCCCTGATGTTACTTAGTGATATCGAAAACAGTGCGCCTGTAGCTCAGCTGGATAGAGTACCTGGCTACGAACCAGGCGGTCAGAGGTTCGAATCCTCTCAGGCGCACCACTATTGATTGAGAAGATATGATTTAGGGTTATAATTTCTCGATGTAATATAAAGGGTAATGCCCTGATATTACTTAGTGATATCGAAAACAGTGCGCCTGTAGCTCAGCTGGATAGAGTACCTGGCTACGAACCAGGCGGTCAGAGGTTCGAATCCTCTCAGGCGTACCATCATTGATAAAAAGCCTCACAGAAATGTGAGGCTTTTTTTATGCTTCATTTTCTTATCCGTAGATTCTTCACTCTTCATTCCTCACAAAATTGAATACTCTTGGTTAAACGTTAACCGTTTTGTGATGGTGGTGAAGAAAATATTTCACTGTTTATGGATAAATAGCAGGCGTGTATTTCGTTTTATTCCAACGTTTGTAGAACGTTATCTTATATCTAGATAACGCCTTCATGATAAGGATCTTACATGACGAATATCGGAAACCTGCTCACTGATGCAGTGACACTTATGTGCACTGGGATGATCGTTGTTTTTCTATTTTTGACAGTGTTGGTTTATGTCGTACAGCTCATGTCGAAACTGTTACCTAAAGAATCCCCACCTTCCTTTTCTACCGAACCTACGATGAATCAGGTTTCCTCTTCATCTCTTGATCCTAAAGTGATAGCGGCTATATCTACCGCCATTCATCAGTATCGAACATCTTCGCAAAATAAAACAGACAAGGAGATATAAGAATGTCTAAACCTTTAGCGGTTACCGATGTGGTATTGCGTGATGCCCATCAGTCATTGTTTGCAACTCGTATGAGAGTTGAAGATATGTTGCCGATTGCCCAAGCATTGGACAAGGTTGGCTATTGGTCATTGGAAACTTGGGGCGGGGCAACATTTGATTCATGTATCCGCTTTCTTGGTGAAGATCCTTGGGAACGCTTAAGGTTGTTAAAAAAAGCGATGCCAAATACACGGATGCAAATGCTATTGCGTGGACAGAATCTATTAGGTTATCGCCATTATGCGGATGATGTTGTGGCTAAGTTTGTTGAACGAGCCCATAGCAATGGTATGGATGTATTCCGCATTTTCGATGCGATGAATGATGTTCGTAATTTTCAACAAGCAGTGAAAGCGACTATCGATGTCGGTGGGCATGCTCAAGGCACGTTGTCATATACGATCAGTCCCGTTCATAACGTTGATACTTGGGTGGATTTAGCCAAACGCCTGGAAGACCTCGGATGCCATTCTTTGTGCATTAAAGATATGTCGGGTCTACTTAAGCCTTATGTTGCTGAAGAAATTATTACGCGTATTAAGGCTTCCTGTAATGTCCCTCTGGCGTTGCACTGTCATGCAACGACCGGGCTTTCTACTGCCACTGCGATAAAATCTATCGAGTCTGGTGTTGATATACTCGATACGGCAATCTCGTCCATGAGCCAGACTTATGGGCATACACCAACAGAGACGGTTGTAGCAATGCTTGAAGGAACTGAGCGTGATACAGGATTAAAACTGCAAGATCTAGAACCGATCGCTGCTTATTTTAGAGATGTGCGAAAAAAATATGCGCAATTTGAAGGTCAGCTAAAAGGTGTTGATTCGCGAATTCTTATCGCCCAAGTTCCTGGTGGTATGCTGACTAATATGGAACGGCAATTGAAGGAGCAAGGGGCTGCTGATCGTTTAGATGAAGTGTTAGATGAAATCCCCAAAGTTAGAAAAGACTTAGGATATATTCCGTTAGTGACTCCAACCTCGCAGATCGTAGGGACTCAATCTGTCTTGAACGTATTAACCGGAGAGCGTTATAAAAGTATCACCAAAGAAACCGCTGGCGTTCTTAAAGGTGAATATGGAGCGTCTCCTGCGCCAGTCAATGAAGAGTTAAAACAGAAAGTGTTAGCTGGTGCACAAGCGATCACTTGCCGCCCGGCTGATTGTCTTGAACCGGAAATGGAACATCTATCAGCAGAGCTAAAACAAAAAGCCCAAGCAGATGGCATTTCCCTAGCAAAAGATGAGGTCGATGATGTCCTTACTTACGCTCTTTTCCCTCAAGTCGGTCTTAAATTTCTAAAAAATCGCGGTAATCCAAGTGCATTTGAGCCTGTTCCTACTGCAAAGGCAGTCGCTACTGTCGCTCCTAATCAAACTGCGCCTAAGGTTGGAGTTGAAAGTTATAGCGTGCGAGTCGATGGTCAGGTGTTTGATGTTGAAGTGGGGCCTAGAGGTGAACTCACTTCCGTAACCCCTGCGGTGACAACGCCTCAACAACCTCAAGTCTCACCTGCTCCTGTTTCTACTCAGGAAGTCCCTGTTACTGCCCCTCTTGCTGGGAATATTTTTAAAATCAATGTTCAAGTAGGTGGGCAAGTGAGTGAAGGCGATGTTCTACTTGTGCTTGAAGCCATGAAGATGGAAACAGAAATTAGAGCAGCTCAAGGTGGTCAGGTTTCCTCTATTTTAGTAAAAGAAGGCGATGCTGTTTCAGTTGGGGCACCTCTGTTGAATCTGGCTTAGGAGGCCGATATGGACGGATTATTGACTTTATGGGCTGAAACGGGAATCGCTAACTTCCAGTTAGGTCAAATAGTGATGATCTTAGTGGGCTGCTTATTACTGTTTCTCGCCATTCATAAAGGATTCGAACCGTTATTATTATTGCCCATTGGTTTCGGTGCTATTTTGGCGAATATACCTAACGGCGGTTTCACTGAGCCTGGAGGTGTACTCTACTATATCTATCATGCAGGGATAGCAACAGGGATCTTCCCCTTACTGATATTCATGGGGGTAGGGGCATTAACGGATTTCGGGGCGTTAATTGCGAACCCTAAAACCTTGTGGTTAGGTGCCGCTGCACAATTAGGTATTTTTGCCACCTTGTTTGGGGCGGTGATACTGAATCTAGTACCGGGAATGGAATTTTCACTTGCTGATGCTTCATCGATTGCAATTATCGGTGGTGCTGATGGACCCACGGCTATTTTCTTAGCGAGTCGTTTGTCTCCAGATTTACTAGGAGCGATTGCTGTTGCAGCTTATAGCTATATGGCTCTGGTACCTATCATTCAGCCTCCAATCATGAAGCTTCTTACGACTAAGCAAGAGCGCACGATTCAAATGGCTCAATTGCGTCATGTGAGTAAGTTAGAAAAAATGTGCTTTCCTCTGATGGTGTTGTTAATGGCGTTGTTATTTTTGCCATCATCCACACCTTTAGTGGGCATGTTTTGCTTAGGGAATTTAATGCGTGAGTCTGGTGTTGTGGATCGATTATCAAAAACAGCTCAAAACGAGTTGATCAACACGGTGACTATCTTTCTTGGACTTGGGGTCGGCTCTAAGTTGCAAGCTGATAAGTTTCTTAATGTGGAAACCTTGGGAATTCTGCTGTTAGGTGCGATTGCGTTCAGTATCGGTACCGCTGGGGGCGTTATGATGGCGAAGTTACTCAATAAAGTCTCTAAAGATCCCATTAATCCACTTATTGGAGCGGCCGGCGTTTCTGCGGTGCCAATGGCCGCTCGAGTTGTGAATAAAGAAGGATTAAAAGAGAACCCACAAAATTTCCTACTCATGCATGCCATGGGACCTAATGTTGCTGGTGTATTGGGGTCTGCTGTCGCCGCTGGCATATTGTTAGCGTTGGTTGGGTAGATATTTATCAGCATGCTGGTGTCTAAGTCTGATGGCTGACTGGTTTTTTGCTTAGCAACTGAGCAGATTTGGGTATAAGTATAAATTGGTATATATTCAAAGGGATGCCCAGACATCCCTTTTTATGTTGCTACGACAGGGAACCAGATATGGAAAATAAACAGGTCGCAATTTCACACTTTGGGGGCACTGAAGTGTTAGAGATGCAAACATCCGAGATTCCAGAGCCAAAAGATGGTGAGGTGTTAGTTAAAGTTGCCTATGCCGGTGTTAATCCGATAGATGTAAAAACTAGAGCGGGGATTGGCTGGGCTGCTGAACAGAATAAGGATAACTTACCGTGGGTTCCTGGTTATGACATTTCTGGTCAAGTCGTGAAAGCAGGCAGCAATGCTGAGTTGTTTAATATCGGAGCTAACGTAGCCGGTTTTATTGGCTTTCCTGTGCAAGGAGGTGGTTACAGCCAGTATCTTTGTGTACCAGAAACAGAATTGAGTTTAGTACCTGATTCTGTCACTTTAGAGGCGGCGGCGGTACTTCCTCTAGCCGGGCAGACTGCTGCTCAGGCTTTAAATAAAGCTCAAGTGCAAGAGGGGGATCGAGTTCTTATATTGGCTGGTGCTGGTGGTGTTGGCCATATTGCAGTGCAAATAGCGGTTGCTGCCAAAGCAGAAGTCTATACCAGTTGCAGTGAAGATAATCTTGATTACTTAGCGACATTAGGTGCACATGCTATTAACTATAACTTTGCTCCAGTTTCACAACGATTAGAGCAGGTTGATGTATTAATAGATTTAGTGGGTGGTGATGCCGCACTGGATGCATTGAAATGCCTGAGTGATGATGCTCGTGTGATTACCGTTCCCACTATTACTGCAGAATTGATCTGTGAAAAGGCAAAATTGCTAGGATTTGATGCATCAGGTATTTTGGTTGATCCCAACAAGGAACAGTTAGATACCATGCTTTACATGGTGAGTGTTGGGCTGTTAAAAACTGAAATTTATCATATATACCCATTAACTGAAGCAGATAAAGCGCATCAGCAAATTGAGACTGGCCATACCCGAGGGAAGGTACTCCTTGATATGAAATGCTAGATTGGTTCAACTCCGGATTTTCCGAATTATGGTGGTATTTTTCTGGTTCAGCTCTTTGGGTACTGTTTTTTAGTGGATTTTTAAGTGCTACTTTATTGCCTGGTGGCTCGGAAGCGGCGTTCATTGCGACCCTATCCCTACACCAATATCCAGCGGGTATTGCCGTTGTGATCGCTACAGTAGGTAATACGTTAGGAGGTCTTACCAATTATTTGCTTGGGCGGTGGCTCCCTAAACCTAAAATGAATAAACCTTATATCGTACGTTCTATTGCTTGGTTAGAACGGTATGGTTATTGGGCACTTTTACTCAGTTGGTTACCGGTTATCGGCGATCCCTTGTGCCTTGCTGCTGGTTGGTTAAGAGTTCATTTAGGTTTATCGACGGTGATGATCGCATTAGGAAAAGCACTTCGATATGGCTTGCTAGCCGCACTGTATTTAGGGCTATTTTCCTCCTAAGTTGGATTTCTGATGCATGTTAGTTCTTTCTTCAACAAGTTTTCCGTACATTTTGTTCAAAAAAAACGATAGCCAACCAGCACATTTATTAAGTAGCATAACGCCCCAGAGTTCTATCTAGTGGATAGGTGAGTAGGGGGTATGCCATCATATTTTCATTATGTAAAACAATTTGAACGATGAAGTATGCCTAGAACCGATTTGAAATCGCCCACTAGATACATATAAAAATAGGTGAAAATCACCGTCCAGTTGGGCTCTGTTCTCAGCTTCAATAGGATCACGACAACAATAAGTGAGTCATATTTTGACTAAATTTGCCGAGCGACTTCAGCGAGTCGCAAAAAGACCAGAAGTGTTTAAAGCATTCGGCCGTGGCGTCGAACGTGAGACATTACGTTACAATGACGATGGAGCTATTGCTCAGACACCTCACCCAAAAGAGTTGGGCGCGGCGTTAACCAATAAATGGGTGACCACCGATTTTGCAGAGTCCCTACTTGAGTTCATTACGCCCGTGTCTAACGATGTGGATACGTTACTGAATCAACTGTCGGATATTCATCATTTTACTCAAACCAAGTTACATAACGAGCAGATGTGGCCAATGTCGATGCCATGTTATGTGAATAAAGAAGATGATATTACTATCGCGCAATTCGGACAGTCTAATTCAGGTCGTATGAAGACACTTTATCGAGCTGGACTAAAACGTCGGTATGGCAGTTTGATGCAAATTATTTCTGGTGTGCATTTTAACTTCTCTTTTCCTGAGTCGTTCTGGGATGCCCTTTATGGTGAGCAGAGTGATGAACAGCGGCAGGCAACAAAGTCCAAAGCTTATTTTGGTATCATTCGTAACTATTATCGTTTTGGCTGGCTTATTCCTTATTTCTTTGGGGCATCACCGGCTATTTGCTCATCGTTTATCCAAGGTCGTAAAACAGACTTACCATTTGAAAGTATTGGTAAAACTTTATATCTACCTTACGCGACATCATTACGTTTAAGTGATCTTGGTTATACTAATCACGCACAGAGCGCATTAAAAATTGGCTTCAATAGTATTGATGAATATTTAGATGGCTTAAATCGAGCGATTCGCACGCCTTCTGAAGAGTTTGCTCAATTGGGTATAAAAGTGGATGGGGAATATCGTCAATTAAACGGCAATGTTCTGCAGATCGAGAATGAGCTGTATGCTCCAATTCGTCCTAAGCGAGTAGCTAAACGTGGTGAAAAACCTTCCCAAGCCTTGTCTCGTGCTGGCGTAGAATATATTGAAGTTCGTTCATTAGATGTTAACCCATTTAGCCCTGTTGGTATTACTGAACAACAAGTTCGCTTCTTAGATTTGCTGCTTACTTGGATGGCTCTTTCTGATTCAGACCCAATGGATGAGTGCGAATTAGGATGCTGGCGAGATAACTGGCGTAAAGTTGTGATTGAAGGTCGCAAACCAGGCTTGATGCTACAAATTGGCTGTCATGGTGAACAACTGACGCTGCAAGAGTGGGCAAAACGAGTGTTCTCAGACCTAAAATTGGTTGCTGAGTTAATGGATTCGGTCAATGGTGAGACCCACTATCAATCGGTATGTCATGAACTAGAACGCTGGATAGATAATCCAGAACTGACATTGTCGGCGAAGTTCTTAGAAAAAGTGAAGCAAGCTGGTGGTCTCGGTAAGCTTGGCTGTGAACTAGGAAAAGCGTATCGT
This DNA window, taken from Vibrio nitrifigilis, encodes the following:
- a CDS encoding NADP-dependent oxidoreductase, yielding MENKQVAISHFGGTEVLEMQTSEIPEPKDGEVLVKVAYAGVNPIDVKTRAGIGWAAEQNKDNLPWVPGYDISGQVVKAGSNAELFNIGANVAGFIGFPVQGGGYSQYLCVPETELSLVPDSVTLEAAAVLPLAGQTAAQALNKAQVQEGDRVLILAGAGGVGHIAVQIAVAAKAEVYTSCSEDNLDYLATLGAHAINYNFAPVSQRLEQVDVLIDLVGGDAALDALKCLSDDARVITVPTITAELICEKAKLLGFDASGILVDPNKEQLDTMLYMVSVGLLKTEIYHIYPLTEADKAHQQIETGHTRGKVLLDMKC
- the gshA gene encoding glutamate--cysteine ligase encodes the protein MTKFAERLQRVAKRPEVFKAFGRGVERETLRYNDDGAIAQTPHPKELGAALTNKWVTTDFAESLLEFITPVSNDVDTLLNQLSDIHHFTQTKLHNEQMWPMSMPCYVNKEDDITIAQFGQSNSGRMKTLYRAGLKRRYGSLMQIISGVHFNFSFPESFWDALYGEQSDEQRQATKSKAYFGIIRNYYRFGWLIPYFFGASPAICSSFIQGRKTDLPFESIGKTLYLPYATSLRLSDLGYTNHAQSALKIGFNSIDEYLDGLNRAIRTPSEEFAQLGIKVDGEYRQLNGNVLQIENELYAPIRPKRVAKRGEKPSQALSRAGVEYIEVRSLDVNPFSPVGITEQQVRFLDLLLTWMALSDSDPMDECELGCWRDNWRKVVIEGRKPGLMLQIGCHGEQLTLQEWAKRVFSDLKLVAELMDSVNGETHYQSVCHELERWIDNPELTLSAKFLEKVKQAGGLGKLGCELGKAYRKENAEHAYRVYSEELMQQEVTRSLAALQELEASDTLSFDDFLEQYFSYLK
- a CDS encoding sodium ion-translocating decarboxylase subunit beta produces the protein MDGLLTLWAETGIANFQLGQIVMILVGCLLLFLAIHKGFEPLLLLPIGFGAILANIPNGGFTEPGGVLYYIYHAGIATGIFPLLIFMGVGALTDFGALIANPKTLWLGAAAQLGIFATLFGAVILNLVPGMEFSLADASSIAIIGGADGPTAIFLASRLSPDLLGAIAVAAYSYMALVPIIQPPIMKLLTTKQERTIQMAQLRHVSKLEKMCFPLMVLLMALLFLPSSTPLVGMFCLGNLMRESGVVDRLSKTAQNELINTVTIFLGLGVGSKLQADKFLNVETLGILLLGAIAFSIGTAGGVMMAKLLNKVSKDPINPLIGAAGVSAVPMAARVVNKEGLKENPQNFLLMHAMGPNVAGVLGSAVAAGILLALVG
- a CDS encoding YqaA family protein yields the protein MLDWFNSGFSELWWYFSGSALWVLFFSGFLSATLLPGGSEAAFIATLSLHQYPAGIAVVIATVGNTLGGLTNYLLGRWLPKPKMNKPYIVRSIAWLERYGYWALLLSWLPVIGDPLCLAAGWLRVHLGLSTVMIALGKALRYGLLAALYLGLFSS